From the genome of Candidatus Electrothrix communis, one region includes:
- a CDS encoding DUF1566 domain-containing protein, with amino-acid sequence MKWLLLLFLILINAHCSYAIGPYINNGDTIDDQGTGLTWQQDTADVNTDGIITSDAYPDGDVAAWEDALAYCENLIFAGESDWRLPNIRELRSIVDYTRYQPYPLQKPG; translated from the coding sequence ATGAAATGGTTACTATTGTTATTTTTGATACTGATAAACGCTCATTGCTCTTATGCTATTGGTCCATATATAAATAATGGCGACACCATAGATGATCAAGGCACCGGACTTACTTGGCAGCAAGATACAGCCGATGTAAATACTGATGGTATCATAACTTCTGATGCATATCCTGATGGCGATGTTGCTGCTTGGGAGGATGCGTTAGCATATTGTGAAAATTTAATTTTTGCCGGAGAGTCTGATTGGCGTTTACCTAATATTAGAGAATTAAGAAGTATCGTCGATTATACAAGGTATCAGCCGTATCCTCTCCAAAAACCAGGGTAA
- a CDS encoding DUF1566 domain-containing protein, with protein sequence MAKIQKRFIGVAALVAVFFLSAAAGWGASWNPLPDTGQTTCYDADGNVITCPAEGEPFYGQDANYQGPAPSFTDNGDGTVTDNNTGLIWQKSNWYSTYTERGIATSWSGAINYCSNLELGGLSNWRLPELIELDSILKTAVDVGLGFFEPFLEYWDPDSVYWNPYWTATSYAYNTDAAWAILVYKRSDTYTLKTNPETTHIAHVRCVHDPSN encoded by the coding sequence ATGGCAAAAATACAGAAGCGGTTCATCGGTGTTGCCGCCTTGGTTGCGGTGTTTTTTCTTTCTGCGGCAGCAGGATGGGGGGCAAGCTGGAATCCCTTGCCGGATACTGGGCAGACAACATGTTATGATGCTGATGGCAATGTAATAACCTGTCCTGCTGAAGGAGAGCCATTTTATGGACAGGATGCGAACTATCAAGGGCCTGCGCCGTCATTTACAGATAATGGCGACGGCACAGTGACGGATAATAATACCGGGCTTATTTGGCAGAAAAGCAACTGGTACTCTACTTATACAGAGAGAGGAATAGCAACAAGTTGGTCTGGAGCAATAAATTATTGCAGCAATCTTGAGCTTGGAGGTTTATCTAACTGGAGATTGCCGGAGCTGATAGAGCTGGACTCCATTCTTAAAACGGCTGTTGATGTTGGTCTTGGTTTTTTTGAACCCTTTTTAGAGTACTGGGACCCAGATTCTGTTTATTGGAATCCTTATTGGACAGCAACTTCGTATGCTTATAATACAGATGCCGCTTGGGCAATCTTAGTGTACAAAAGATCAGATACTTATACGCTAAAAACGAATCCAGAAACAACGCATATAGCACATGTCCGATGCGTTCATGACCCGTCAAATTGA
- a CDS encoding type II toxin-antitoxin system RelE/ParE family toxin encodes MSSVFFKNCVPGEKREAEPELGAITVITLDVNHALRYYSTMIKSFKCEQTKKLAKGHRVKRFVNIANVARRKLRQLEIAGRLDDLRIPPGNHLEALKGNRAGQHSIRINDQWRLCFCWTDAGAEHVEIVDYH; translated from the coding sequence TTGTCAAGTGTTTTCTTCAAGAATTGTGTCCCAGGAGAAAAACGAGAAGCCGAACCGGAGCTTGGAGCGATTACTGTAATCACGCTTGACGTTAATCACGCATTGCGTTATTATTCAACCATGATCAAGTCATTCAAATGCGAACAGACCAAAAAACTCGCAAAAGGACACCGAGTCAAACGCTTTGTCAATATTGCCAATGTCGCCCGACGCAAGCTGAGGCAGCTTGAAATCGCCGGTCGTCTTGACGATTTAAGAATTCCGCCCGGCAATCATCTTGAAGCACTGAAAGGCAACCGTGCAGGGCAACACAGCATCCGTATCAACGATCAATGGCGTCTCTGTTTTTGCTGGACAGATGCAGGTGCTGAACACGTTGAAATTGTTGACTACCACTAA
- a CDS encoding HigA family addiction module antitoxin, with amino-acid sequence MKKLKPVTPGEILLEEFLKPMGLSQYRLAKEINVPAQRINEIVAGRRSITADTDLRLCRFFSLSNGYWLRAQAACDTEVAERKLKKTIMKITPFVGRQSV; translated from the coding sequence ATGAAAAAACTTAAACCTGTCACCCCGGGCGAAATCCTCCTGGAAGAATTTCTGAAACCTATGGGACTCAGCCAGTATCGTCTGGCTAAGGAAATAAATGTACCGGCCCAGCGTATTAATGAAATCGTTGCGGGCAGGCGTTCCATCACAGCGGATACCGATCTCCGTCTCTGCCGTTTTTTCAGCCTGTCCAACGGGTACTGGCTCCGCGCCCAGGCCGCCTGCGATACAGAGGTCGCCGAGCGTAAGCTTAAAAAAACGATTATGAAAATAACACCCTTTGTTGGACGGCAATCCGTTTAA
- a CDS encoding ABC transporter ATP-binding protein, whose translation MLISARNISHQYNHGSGCLQVLQGVDLDIEEKDFLAIMGSSGSGKSTLLHILGCLLKPTSGTCLLRGRDILQLKEKELAQLRAETIAHVFQQFHLLPTMTVLENVLLPSLYNSIPPEQAEAEARQAIQQVGLDQRIMHKPNELSGGEMQRVAIARALAVKPDLILADEPTGNLDQDSSQEILTLFREINQQGCTLVLVTHDPEIAGQARTTRYLRNGNLQ comes from the coding sequence ATGCTCATCTCCGCCCGTAATATCAGCCATCAGTACAACCACGGTTCTGGTTGCCTCCAGGTTCTGCAAGGAGTTGATCTGGATATCGAGGAAAAAGACTTTCTCGCTATCATGGGCAGCTCCGGCTCAGGCAAGTCCACCCTGCTCCATATCCTGGGTTGCCTGCTCAAGCCCACGAGCGGCACCTGTCTTTTACGTGGGCGCGATATCCTCCAGCTGAAAGAAAAAGAGCTGGCCCAACTCCGGGCTGAGACCATCGCCCATGTTTTTCAACAATTTCATCTCCTGCCGACCATGACCGTGCTGGAAAATGTCCTGCTTCCCTCACTCTATAATAGTATCCCGCCGGAACAGGCTGAAGCAGAGGCCCGTCAGGCCATTCAACAGGTTGGGCTTGACCAGCGGATCATGCATAAACCCAATGAGCTTTCAGGCGGGGAAATGCAGCGGGTCGCTATTGCCCGTGCCCTAGCTGTCAAACCGGATCTCATTCTCGCGGATGAACCCACCGGCAATCTGGATCAGGACAGCAGCCAGGAAATCCTAACACTCTTCCGGGAAATAAACCAGCAAGGGTGTACCCTGGTCCTGGTAACCCACGACCCTGAAATCGCCGGACAAGCCCGAACCACCAGGTATCTGCGCAATGGCAATCTTCAATAA